acaaattttaaaatagtctACTTTTCTAAACCAAcctataattaataaataaattataactttcttacggtttatttcatttaatacacaaaatatttatcaaatacaaAACAAGTTGAACAAATAGAATTATCATTTCGATTATAAACTAAgaaacaattaataattttttcggCTAAAATTTTTACTAAACATTAAAgcctttgttcaaaaaaaaaaggggactACTAAACATAACTGAAATGAAGTCTCACGTTACGTTTCCATTAAAAACTTGAGTATGTTCGAAAGTTTTCCAGTTTATCATCATAATTGGATGTAACATTTGTTATTGACCAAACCTTAAAAAGGTATCGAAATAAATATGTGGAAGtagaatagaaaaatatttcgAAACTAAGTCACAATTATCCTGGTCACCTAACACGGATATGGGTCTATGTTTTAGggcccatttgaatacccggagagagggtctatccgtgggctgcACCTCCCCTTGGGGATTAGTCCGGGCCTCTCCATGGGCCTGGGATATCCCcaggttaacaaaaaaaaaaaaaaaaaaaaaaaaagaatagaaaaGTGCAAATAAATGTAATTCAAGCCGTTTTCTTGACCATGAGAAAGAGTCCTCCAACTCGAAGATGCTGAGACCGATGATAGTTTGTGTTTACTTGCACAGAAAGTAATAAGAGGTTTAGAAGATTGTAAAATTGATTCTTATTAGACTTGGGAAGCCGATGCcttatataaaaacaaagaacGTAAACTTAAAACACCTATGATAATTATCCTAACAGATTGATAATTATCTgagataagaaatatatataaaaccaatAACGAAGTTAAAACCGGTATGAAGTTGGTTTAGAATACTCTTGACATAATCCTGTCACACTGGTTGATGTCAATGGCAAGCTCTTGAATAGATCTACCATGGGAGAAGATCTCTTCTGGGCGATCCGCGGTAGTGGTGGTGCTAGCTTCGGAGTTATCCTCTCTTGGAAAATAAACCTAGTCGATATTCCAAAGATCTTTACTGTGTTTAGGGTTAACAGAACATTGGAACAAGGTGGAACCGATGTTCTCTACAAGTGGCAGCTTGTCTCGTCCAAACTCCCTGAAAGTCTTTACGTCAGAGCAATGCCTAAGGTCGTAAACAAAACCATCGCGGTCTTATTGTACGCTCAGTTCTTGGGTCGAGCTGATGAGCTTGTGTCGATAATGAACCAAAGCTTACCTGAACTTGGGGTAAAAAACCAAGAAATGAGCTGGCTTATCACAACGTTGTTTTGGGAAGACCTACCTGCCGGTACACTGACAAGTGTTCTCTTAGACAGACCGTCCAAACCGGAAAAGTTCTTCAAGAGCAAATCTGATTATGTCAAGAAACCAATCCCTAAAGAAGGAATCAAGAAGCTATGGAAGGCAATGTTGGAGTTCAACAATGATGTGTATATCGAGTGGAACCCTTACGGTGGCGTGATAGACAAGATTCCGGCGAACGCCACCCCGTTTCCCCATCGGAAAGGTAACTTGTTGAAGATTCAATATTATACGTCATGGATGGACGCAAACTCAAAAATGGGCAGTCTGAATATGATGAGGAAGTTATACGAGGTTGCGGAACCGTACGCGTCAAGTAACTGTTGGGTTCCTTCTGGATGGAGGAAACCCATTGGGTTTGGTTGGTGATAACCAAACATGGAAGTTGGGCCATTGGTATTAGTCCATGAGATTAGTATTGGGCCTTGGAAGTTCTTAGGGCTAGtgagacacatatatatagtctatTGACCTAATTTTTATGTAGAGACTTACAAGaatcaaaaagacaaaagagagaaaagagggaAGGAGGCAGAATTTCGTCTGGGTTTGTTAAGGCAGATCGGGTTGATATTTTGTGGaaagcttcttcagtcagtgaGTTAAaggttcaccgaagggatttagatttcaacggttggatcttctgttgtcgGGGTTTTAGTGAAGCTGGTCGTCACAGTTCTTCAGCAGTGCTGTCTtgagtgtttggtaaatccgacggtgagatcttctctgattgagctgaaatttggcagaggtgTTGTTGACTGGTTTATCTTAGATTTGTACGGTGGGATTAGTCTCTGGTTGCCGTAATCCTTGTGAACTGAGGTCGTTTGGTTTCTGCTgtttttgaagctttgtgttgctctcttgttgttgttgttcttgtgttggagatagctctttgtagcttgagtatctgttctgttcaggttattgaacagggaggacgtggttttactcacatacatttatatagtggattgttgagtggactacggtcccgtggtttttccttctcacatcgaggaggttttccacgtaaaaagtgCTTGTCTCATTTAGTTATTGCTTATATTATATCCTGCTATCTTCGAAGTATTTTTCTCTCAGATTCTCACAAGGTCAGGGGAAACACGATTGCTACATTCCGCTGTGCCTCGTGTCCGCTTTCcccaacaaagtggtatcagagcttctggtTTTAGAGCTTTGGGTTTGATAACTTCGGGTTATTGTTGATTGTGAGAATGATGGAAAATACgagcaggatgataagcttgaatggtgctaactatcatctatggaagggcaagatggaggatttgctctttgttaaagaattccatgttccagtcttcgaggagaagaaacctgagaagaagacGGATGAAGAGTGGAAGCTGCTGCATCGCAAAGTGTGTGGGTTGATAAGGCagtgggtagatgataatgtgttgcatcatattgagactgagacagatgctcgttctttgtggaagaagctggagcagttGTATGCTAGGAAGACCGTAAACAACAAGatgtacatgatcaagaagttgattgagctgaggtatcaggagGGAATTCCGATGACGGATCACTTGAATGCGTTTCAGGGATTGCTCAACAAGCTGTCTGATATGGGCATCAGGTTtgattaggcctgggcatttcgggtatcggttcggttcggttcgggtatttcgggtttcgggtatttcgggtttcgggtagaggatccatttagtacttgacctattttcggttcggttcggttcggatagtttcgggttcggtttggttcggatagtaaatgtaggaaccggaaaatatccggaaaaagttcggttctcatttggatccggttcgggttcggatagttcgggtagttcggataatttggataaaatatcggttatttaaggtaaaatatcaaataattaagatgatttacataaaaaatttggatattttggattactttggatatttcggataaaactatccggatactTTCGGATACTTTtgggtagtttggatactttataataatttagttatcataaactattttcagatacttttaaaagaattttaaatttaaaatatatatttaatgatgttatatgtatatataattaatatttttatatattcgggtacccgttcggttctcggttcggttccggtttggttcggttatttcggatataaaaatttaggaaccgttcggatatttaaaggtattggtccggttccggtttcgggtatttcggttcggttccggttcggttcttcggttccggttattttgcccaggcctaggtttgatgatgagattcacggtctgtgtcttctcggtactttaccggattcttgggaggttttcaggatgtctctttgtaactccgcgtcagaaggtgttatttcgatggattcagtgaagaacagtgttcttaatgaggaagcaagaagGCAGTCGAATGCTAGTAGTTCGCATTcagatgtctttgttactgaGTCAAGGGGGAGGAGTTCGAGTAGAGATCCCAAGAGAGAGAAGAACAGGAGCTGGAGCAAATCTAATAAATTTGCTAACATAGAGTGCTATTTCTGTCACAAGAAAGGGCACATGAAGAAGGATTGctggaagttgaaaaacaaacAGCAAggtaatcaagaagaaaaggtggatcgggtgactgccaccgaagatcagtttctcattcttcttgaggGTGATGCCATTAATGTCGCATGCCAAGACACCAGTTGGGTGATTGATAGTGGAGCCACTACTCATGCAACATCACAGCGGGATTTGTTTTCTACCTATACTACGGGTAATTATGGTTCCGTGAAGATGGGAAATGATGCAATGGCTCAAGTTACTGGCATTGGCGATATATGCTTGGAGACTAGTCTTGGGACTAGGTTGGTGCTTAAGGATATTAAGCATGTTCCTGATATtaggatgaatctgatatcgacgggaagacttgatgatgaggGTTATTTCAGTTTGCACGGTGGTGGTAAATGGAAGCTCTCTCGCGGTTCTTTGATTGTGGCTCGAGGTGAGAAGTCATCATCCTTCTATTGGATGCAGGCTAAGGTCTCCAAAGACGCTGTTAATGCGGTGGAGAATGATGGTGCCATGGATTTATggcataagagactcggtcacatgagtgagaagggaatgtctgtgttgtctaagaatgaggtgattccaggaatctctggtttgcacctgcagaagtgttcgcattgctttgcgggaaaacaacacAGAGTGTCTTTCAAGTCTTCTGCGCCTTCTAGGAAacccgaggtactggatttggtaCATTCAGATGTGTGTGGTCCAATGAGGACAAGATCTCTTGGCGGCGCATCatattttgtgactttcattgatgatcaTTCGAGGAAGTTGTGGGTATTTCCTATGAGGACGAAGGATCAGGTGTTGGGATATTTCAAGCATTTTGTGGCGTTGGTTGAGAGACAAAcggggaagaagctgaagtgtatccgcagtgataatggtggagaatattcTGGACCATTTGATGCTTATTGCAAAGAGCATGGGATAAGGCATCAGTTCACGCCACCTAAGACTCCACAGTTGAATGGGTTGGCTGAAAGGATGAATAGGATGATTGTCgagaggatgagatgtttgatctcaCAGTCAGGCTTATCGATGACTTTCTGGGGAGAAGCTTTGAACACGATGGTTCATGTACTGAATTTGTCACCGAGTGCTCCATTGGATGGTGATATTCCAGAGAGGGTTTGGATTGGTAAGGATGTCTCTTACAGtcacttgagggtctttgggtgtaaggcatttgttcatattcccaagGATGAGAGATCGAAGCTTGAGATGAAGTCACGGCAGTGTgtgttcatcggttatggtcaggatgagttcgggtacagattttatgatcccgttgaaaggaagctcgtaaggagcagagatgttgtgttcATGGAAGATCAAACGACTAAGGACATTGACAAGTCCAAAATTTCAGCTCAGGTTTATGAGAGTTTGATTTATTTAGAGGCTACTCCTTCTACATCGGTCCACGGtgaggttgaggttgaggttcaggataatacacccagtgcagatgctctcgcacatgaagatggtagtggtgatcatggtgacgatcatggtgtgacacaagcTGATGAGAACCAACCTATTGTTGTAAGAAGATCCGAGGGAGGTCTTAAACCGTCGACAAGGTATGATCCTAGTGAGTATGTATTACTTACTGATGGGGGAGAGCCTGAAAGCTATGATGAAGCTTTGGAGGATGAACACAAGGATATGTGGTTTGGAGCcatggatgaggagatggattcttttgaggaGAACCATACTTTTGAGTTGGTGGAATTGCCTAAGGGCAAGAAGGCTCTGCTTAATAAGTGGGTGTACAGAATTAAGCATGAGGACGACAATTTGCCACCTCGACACAAGGctagattggttgtgaaaggctacagccaaaagaagggaattgattatgatgaaatcttttctcctgttgtgaagatgtcatccattcgggttgtgtttggattggcagcgagccttgatctagaggttaagcaaatggatgtgaagactgCTTTTCTCCAtggtgatttggaggaagagatctacatgGAACAACCGGAAAACTATGTGAAAAagggcaaagaaaatttggtttgccgcttgaagaaaagcctttatggattgaagcaagcaccaaggcagtggtacatgaagttcaagtctgttatgggggagcatggttatgcagagactgattcagaccattgtgtatttgtgaaggtgtttggtgaggatgattttatcatcttgttgatgtatgtcgatgatatgttgattgtgggcaGGAACATGGACAAAATTAAGGAGCTGAAAGAGCAGCTCAGTGAGTCCTTtgccatgaaagatatgggtccagCAAAACAGATTCTTGGTATGAGAATTGTTCGAGATagaggtgagaagctgattcacttatctcaggagaagtacattgaaaaagtacttaagcggtttcacatggacaagtctaaagtgttgagtactcctcttgctccacacttaagactgagcagtcaacaaagtccgaagacatatgcagagaaggaagatatggagaaggttccatatgcttctgcaGTGGGTAGTTTGATGTATGCCATGGTCTGTACAAGACCGGATTTAGCTTACGCCGTTGGAGTTGTCAGCAGGTTTATCTCCAATCCAGGAAGAGAACATTGGAATGCTGtgaagtggattttgagatatctcAGAGGGACTTCTGATCTGAAGATTACATTTGGGGGTAAGAAGCCTTTAATGGTCAGTTTCACTGATTCTGACATGTCTGGAGATGTTGATTCTAGCAAGTCTACTTCGGGTTACTTGGTAACATTTGCGGGTGGAGCTGTGGTATGGCAGTCAAGGCTGCAAAAGTGCGTTGCACTATCTACCACTGAGGCAGAGTTCATTGCTGCAACTGAAGCTTGTAAAGAGTTgttgtggatgaagaacttctgtgaAGAGATCGGTTTCAAGCAAGAAAAGTATGTGTTGCTTTGTGATAGTCAAAGCGCTATCTGTCTCGGGAAGAACTCTACATTTCATTCGAAATCAAAACACATTCAGAGGAGGTATCATTGGATACGAGATGTGGTTGCTTCTAAGGAAGTGGAACTTGAGAAAGTTCATACGGATGATAATGGAGCTGATATAATGACAAAGTCTTTGCCGAGGGGGAAGCTTGAAGTATGCCGAGGGATAGCCGGAATGGCTGTTTCCTCCACCTAGTCGGAGGGGGAGTTTGTTGGGTTCCTTCTAGATGGAGGAAACTCATTGGGTTTGGTTGGTGATAACCAAACTTGGAAGTTAGGCTATTGGTATTAGTCCATGAGATTAGTATTGGGCCTTGGAGGTTCTTTGGGTTAGTGAGACACATATGTATAGTCTCTTGACCTAATTGTTTATGTAGAGACTTACAAGaatcaaaaagacaaaagagagaaaagagggaAGGAGACAGAATTTCGTCTGGGTTTGTCAAGGCAGATTTGGAGGGTCAAACGGATCCcgatcgggctgatattttgtgaGAAGCGTCTCCAGTCAGTGAATTAAAGGTTCACCAAAGGGATTTAaatttcaacggttggatcttctatTATCTGGGTTTTAGTGAAGCTGGTCGTCACAGTTCTTCAGCAGTGCTGTCTTGAGTGTTTGGTAAATCAGACGGTGACATCTTCTCTgattgagctgaaatttggcagaggtgttgttgactggtttatcttggatttgtacggtgGGATTATTCTCTGGTTGCCGGAATCCTTatgagctgaggtcgtttggtttctgctggttttgaagctttttgttgctctcttgttgttgttgttcttgtgttggagatagctctttgtagcttgagtctctgttctgttcaggttgttgaacagggaggacgtggttgtactcacatacatttatatagtggattgttgagtggactacggtcccgtggtttttccttctcacatcgaggaggttttccacgtaaaaagtgCTTGTCTCATTTAGTTATTGCTTATATCATATCCTGctatcgtcgaagtatttttcTATATAGCTAAAACAGTAAAATGATAAGTAAATGAAAGGTATTCCAAACTCGGGTTAGACAGCGTGCTTTTAGATTAATTTACTTTGTAGTATTAAGTGCAGTTTCTCGGGGCTAACCGGATTAGCCGATAGagcatataaaaaatttaaaaaaatactagatACAGATGTGCACGAATATTGTTTTGtcaaattttcattaaaattattcagattatgttatataattttcaaatttgaggtttatattttcagttaatatattgttgatttgtATTATAATTGTGTTGTACATGGTGTTAGTTCGAATAcattacttttataaattttaatagttataCTGAAACTTCATAATTTTATGTATTCCATGGAGTATTCGGCTTGAAAATGCTGTTGTTGGTTTTGCATGAAGTTCATGTGACCTTGTCTTTCGTTTATGTTGTATTGATCCTACATGATTTGCATGTACAGTGGTGGATCAAACGATTCGCACGTACAGTGGTGGAGCTACCTCTAGTGAGGCCGTGAACAGGTCCACCTGACTCTTCCTTCTTGTTCTGTCTCCGTTGGCTGTTGGTATCGGTGCCGGCAGTGCCAAAATTAACGCTACATTACTTGCGACAACATCAGATTATgatccaaataaataaaattctacTGGTTTAAAATATTGGATCAATTTGCTCTATATTCATAACATGCAAAAGAATGAAGAATATAGCCATTTAACAGTAACACTAGacctcgatccgcgcaaccgcgcaggtttttgttttcatttatttttatataaaaattttgttttcaattctaaattggtatatattataatatatatgtgtctatcaatttttaaaacataataagtttacggtatatttttttcattgaatagattatttcaaactttcacatgtatttgtatctttttctatatatatattttctgattattatttcattattaaaatcgtaactatatctataaagattagtaaaatattattttattgtcatattcaaagatattgtaacatttcaaaaatttagaaagttttttaaaaaataaacttttctcttcataaatttatattatcgagtaaataattaaacatctaGTTTTtgtaataaactatatagtttaaaatttgttttcaatgGTTTAAGatagtaaatattaatcattgttagataatatgatttttgttatttaaaaaaatctttataattttaaaagttaacatcgacaaatatttaaatatttaacatatggaggtatagtattacaacattaaattatatctatttaatttatactatctataaatccaatggatctttgtttaaatccaattattgatagcccaataaaaatttctggtaggcccaaaatttaaatgataagattagagattaaatgtaagaTAACTTTCTATGAATATGTCTATTaggtctatttttaaaaaaatcgcacatgaatcaaggttgtgacttttgttttaatatataagatgtattTGATGAGACATTTTTACTCCAAGCTTGACCATTATCTCCCTATAAACACTCGTGCGTATGACTGATTAATGTTCAAATGACAAAATACACTACACTATATATGTTATCTAAATAGTATAGAACATCCAGTTTTGTATTAATAACATCTTAACAAACTTAAAAACATAATTGTTTACTCACTGCGAAAGtaggaggaagagagagaaaaaggagaATGAGGAGGAAGATGAATAGGATGGGGAGAGGGGGCGGACGGGAGAAGGAAAGAGGCTGAAtgagaagagaaggagaagggaggAAAATGGAGGGCGGAGGAAGACGAAGGAGGAAGGAAAGA
The window above is part of the Brassica napus cultivar Da-Ae chromosome C3, Da-Ae, whole genome shotgun sequence genome. Proteins encoded here:
- the LOC106384495 gene encoding berberine bridge enzyme-like 4, giving the protein MGEDLFWAIRGSGGASFGVILSWKINLVDIPKIFTVFRVNRTLEQGGTDVLYKWQLVSSKLPESLYVRAMPKVVNKTIAVLLYAQFLGRADELVSIMNQSLPELGVKNQEMSWLITTLFWEDLPAGTLTSVLLDRPSKPEKFFKSKSDYVKKPIPKEGIKKLWKAMLEFNNDVYIEWNPYGGVIDKIPANATPFPHRKGNLLKIQYYTSWMDANSKMGSLNMMRKLYEVAEPYASSNCWVPSGWRKPIGFGW